ATGCCGAGTAAAGGAGGGATAGCCCATATAACAAACTTACCCTCCAGCTTTTATTTAGCCTTCCTGCTTAACTGGATTACCATCTTCAAGTATTTCCAGATTCACACGAATGCCATTGCGGCTAGCCACAGACATTAAAAGAGTACGAATGGCATTAATCGTTTTACCTTTTTTACCAATGATTTTTCCTATATCAGATTTTTCAACCGATAGTTCAATAATCAGAGTTTGTGTTCCACCAATCTCATTAATTTTTACCTTGTCAGGATGGTCGACCAGATTCTTGACTATGTATGCTACAAATTCTTTCATAGTTCGATCCTTTTTCAATATGTATATTTGACAAAAGTTTTCCAAATTTAGACTTGCATGGCCCTTATTCTGCCCTTACATTTAGGGTATCCCAATTATTTTT
This sequence is a window from Neochlamydia sp. AcF84. Protein-coding genes within it:
- a CDS encoding KH domain-containing protein, whose product is MKEFVAYIVKNLVDHPDKVKINEIGGTQTLIIELSVEKSDIGKIIGKKGKTINAIRTLLMSVASRNGIRVNLEILEDGNPVKQEG